In Persicimonas caeni, a single window of DNA contains:
- a CDS encoding DUF4292 domain-containing protein — translation MKPLNLITLLALLFVLPLGPASCTKDIPPPDNALEEPQALREAIDTRLTQIEDARFKEVVLDYFGDGERVKVRQLILAKRPDMLRVQTRVPGTDEIMSLLVTDGEQFAMHKRETNEYFTGEPTPANISRLLPVDLSAQDVVRVLFGGAPWDRFERGTGEPTLEWNRETGRYVYSRALPGGGSLSMQVRPKDYAVTSVTEKNAKGKLTYKYTTEDWKRFGNIALPAYRRFVWPARDLDFSLDVGETQVDQNLQDALFQLPPPPGSNVIEVQ, via the coding sequence ATGAAACCTCTCAATCTGATTACATTACTCGCCCTCCTGTTCGTCCTCCCCCTTGGCCCAGCAAGCTGCACCAAAGACATCCCGCCCCCCGACAACGCCCTCGAAGAGCCCCAGGCGCTGCGCGAAGCGATCGACACCCGCCTCACCCAGATCGAAGACGCGCGCTTCAAGGAGGTCGTGCTCGATTATTTCGGAGACGGCGAGCGCGTCAAAGTGCGCCAGCTCATCCTGGCCAAGCGCCCCGACATGCTCCGGGTGCAGACGCGCGTGCCCGGCACCGACGAGATCATGAGCCTGCTGGTCACCGACGGCGAGCAGTTCGCCATGCACAAGCGCGAGACCAACGAGTACTTCACCGGGGAGCCGACCCCGGCGAATATCAGCCGGCTTCTGCCGGTGGACCTGTCGGCCCAAGACGTCGTACGCGTGCTCTTCGGTGGCGCCCCCTGGGATCGCTTCGAGCGGGGCACCGGTGAGCCCACCCTCGAGTGGAACCGCGAGACCGGACGCTATGTATACTCGCGCGCGCTCCCCGGCGGCGGATCGCTGTCGATGCAGGTACGCCCGAAAGACTACGCGGTGACGTCGGTGACCGAAAAGAACGCCAAAGGCAAGCTGACCTACAAGTATACCACTGAGGATTGGAAACGTTTCGGCAACATCGCGCTGCCCGCTTACCGGCGATTCGTCTGGCCGGCCCGAGATCTTGACTTCTCGCTGGATGTTGGTGAAACTCAGGTCGACCAGAACTTGCAGGACGCACTGTTCCAACTCCCCCCACCCCCGGGCAGCAACGTCATCGAAGTACAGTGA